In one window of Flavobacterium ginsengisoli DNA:
- a CDS encoding beta-N-acetylhexosaminidase encodes MKYLFVLLFAGISAGAQVQKEQLNLMPWPQNVVINEGNFNLTKNFKVNITGNPNARIFGGVTRFLRRLDGRTGIFFEQGFITKLNEVPNAELQINCSKSGKIGLYEDESYHLDITSNKIIINATSDLGALHGLETLLQLLQNNSKSFYFPVSKISDFPRFTWRGLMIDASRHFQPVDVIKRNIDALAAMKMNVFHWHLVDDQGWRIEMKKHPKFTQLASDGMYYTQEEIKNIVKYADERGILIVPEIDVPGHGSAILTAYPEIGSKVIKLTGGTSEKNIQGTAIATYGIERNAGIFSPTLDPSNPKTYQLLSEVFDEVCPLFPGAYFHIGGDENEGKDWDENPKIQEFMKKHNLKNNHELQTYFTMQLAPMLKKHGKQLMGWEEILTKDLSKEAIVHSWRGPNEGMPAGKSLVEAVKKGYKTVLSNGYYIDLMYPIASHYLNDPMPKGANLTSDEKARILGGEATMWTELATPTTIDSRLWPRTAAIAERLWSAEDVVDVENMRKRLETVSFRLEELGITHIRNKDVILRNIANNQSIQPLEEFSKVSEPLKGYTRNKGGTEYQMYSPFTLFADACGPDAKDALAFDAAVNQYLANKSADNKAKVTAFFTKWIAVHNDLTALSANAPLVQPILPLSKKLSDASQELLLVLDNKSTLKSADLKSLIDQCNTKDHADVELSVYESLKKLI; translated from the coding sequence ATGAAATATTTATTTGTACTATTATTTGCAGGTATATCGGCAGGTGCTCAAGTCCAGAAAGAGCAACTGAATCTTATGCCTTGGCCTCAGAATGTTGTAATTAATGAAGGTAATTTTAATTTAACTAAAAATTTTAAAGTAAATATTACTGGTAATCCAAATGCTAGAATTTTTGGAGGAGTAACTCGTTTTTTGCGCCGTTTAGATGGTAGAACAGGTATATTTTTTGAACAAGGTTTTATTACCAAATTAAATGAAGTTCCAAATGCAGAATTACAAATTAATTGTAGTAAAAGCGGAAAAATTGGTTTGTATGAAGATGAGAGTTATCATTTAGATATTACTTCAAACAAAATTATAATTAATGCAACCAGTGATTTGGGAGCTTTGCATGGCTTGGAGACATTGTTGCAACTTCTTCAAAACAATTCAAAATCGTTTTATTTTCCAGTTTCAAAAATTTCAGATTTTCCAAGATTTACTTGGAGAGGTTTAATGATTGATGCTTCAAGACATTTTCAGCCTGTTGATGTTATTAAAAGAAATATTGACGCATTGGCAGCAATGAAAATGAATGTTTTTCATTGGCATTTGGTTGATGATCAAGGATGGAGAATTGAAATGAAAAAACATCCAAAGTTTACTCAATTAGCTTCGGATGGAATGTATTATACACAAGAGGAAATTAAAAATATCGTAAAATATGCCGATGAGCGCGGTATTTTAATTGTTCCCGAAATAGATGTTCCAGGTCACGGATCTGCAATTTTAACGGCTTATCCAGAAATTGGCAGTAAAGTAATCAAGTTGACAGGAGGAACATCCGAAAAAAATATTCAAGGTACAGCAATCGCTACCTATGGAATTGAAAGAAATGCTGGTATTTTTTCACCAACATTAGATCCTTCAAATCCTAAAACGTATCAACTATTAAGTGAAGTTTTTGATGAGGTTTGCCCATTGTTTCCAGGTGCATATTTCCATATTGGAGGAGATGAAAACGAAGGAAAAGATTGGGATGAAAACCCGAAAATTCAAGAATTCATGAAAAAACATAATTTAAAGAACAATCACGAATTACAAACTTATTTCACGATGCAATTGGCTCCGATGTTAAAGAAGCACGGAAAGCAATTGATGGGTTGGGAAGAAATTTTGACGAAAGATTTATCTAAAGAAGCGATCGTTCACTCATGGAGAGGGCCAAACGAAGGAATGCCAGCAGGTAAATCTTTGGTAGAAGCTGTTAAAAAAGGATACAAAACCGTTTTGTCTAACGGATATTATATCGATTTGATGTACCCAATTGCAAGCCATTATTTAAATGATCCGATGCCAAAAGGAGCGAATTTAACGAGTGACGAAAAAGCAAGAATTCTTGGTGGAGAAGCGACAATGTGGACAGAATTGGCTACACCAACAACTATAGATTCTAGATTATGGCCAAGAACTGCAGCTATTGCAGAAAGACTTTGGTCTGCAGAAGACGTAGTAGATGTAGAAAATATGCGTAAACGTTTAGAAACAGTTTCTTTCAGATTAGAAGAATTAGGAATTACTCATATACGTAACAAAGATGTTATTTTAAGAAATATTGCCAACAATCAAAGTATTCAACCGCTTGAAGAGTTTTCTAAAGTAAGCGAACCTTTAAAAGGATATACTCGTAACAAAGGAGGAACAGAGTACCAGATGTATTCTCCTTTTACTTTGTTTGCAGATGCTTGCGGACCAGATGCAAAAGATGCTCTTGCATTTGATGCAGCGGTAAATCAATATTTAGCAAATAAATCGGCAGATAACAAAGCAAAAGTGACTGCATTTTTTACTAAATGGATTGCAGTGCATAATGACCTTACAGCACTAAGTGCAAATGCTCCATTAGTACAGCCAATTTTACCATTGTCTAAAAAATTAAGTGATGCATCGCAGGAATTATTACTTGTATTAGACAACAAATCGACTTTAAAATCAGCAGATTTAAAAAGTTTAATAGATCAATGTAATACAAAAGATCATGCTGACGTGGAATTGTCAGTTTATGAAAGTTTGAAAAAACTAATATGA
- a CDS encoding TlpA family protein disulfide reductase: MLSRDFIALDASSKEITKESFLDQLANGNFIPVRLKSEESVYVYKLFKILPKTDTSIKATINQIGFDAYKNYKMEGTAFPQFSFKDLDGNLVTNESMKGKIIVIKCWYIHCTPCIREFPQVNKLTEEYKDRKDIVFMSLAEDSAEQLKAFLARKPLSYSVIPDMKVYMNESLQLNSFPTHFILNKRRNDCKSAS; this comes from the coding sequence ATGCTTTCTAGAGACTTTATCGCTTTAGACGCATCTTCAAAAGAAATTACTAAAGAATCTTTTTTAGATCAATTGGCAAATGGAAATTTCATTCCAGTTCGATTAAAATCAGAAGAAAGTGTATATGTCTATAAGCTTTTCAAAATCCTGCCAAAAACAGATACAAGTATAAAAGCAACCATCAATCAAATTGGTTTTGATGCTTATAAAAACTATAAAATGGAAGGAACAGCTTTTCCGCAATTCTCCTTTAAAGATTTAGACGGAAATCTGGTAACTAACGAATCCATGAAAGGAAAAATCATTGTGATAAAATGCTGGTACATTCACTGCACTCCTTGCATTAGAGAATTTCCGCAAGTCAATAAACTGACTGAAGAATACAAAGACAGAAAAGACATTGTTTTTATGAGTTTAGCCGAAGATTCAGCAGAACAATTAAAAGCATTTTTGGCTAGAAAACCCCTTTCATATTCTGTAATTCCAGACATGAAAGTTTATATGAATGAATCTCTGCAATTGAATTCTTTCCCAACACATTTTATTCTAAACAAAAGAAGGAATGATTGCAAAAGTGCTTCCTAA
- a CDS encoding ABC-F family ATP-binding cassette domain-containing protein, translated as MLTVNNLSVQFGKRILFDEVNTTFTHGNIYGVIGANGAGKSTFLKVISGDIDPTSGHIHLEPGKRMSVLNQNHNMFDEHTVLETVLMGNKVLYAVKKEMDELYLDYNDANADRIGELQVQFEEMNGWNADSDAVAMLSNLGITEADHYTLMADMEGKMKVRVLLAQALFGNPDLLIMDEPTNDLDFETIAWLENFLANYENTVIVVSHDRHFLDAVCTHISDIDFGKINHYSGNYTFWYESSQLAAKQRAQQNKKAEEKKQELEEFIRRFSANVAKSKQATSRKKMISKLNISEIKPSSRRYPAIIFDQDREAGDQILNVENLAASVDGEVLFKDINLNMAKGDKIVLFSKDSRATTAFYEILNGEQKADAGTFDWGITTNQAYLPAENHKYFENDLSLVDWLRQYAKTEEERDEVFIRGFLGKMIFSGEEALKTSRVLSGGEKVRCMLSRMMMERANVLMLDEPTNHLDLESITAFNNSLKNFKGSVIFTTHDHEFAQTVGNRIVELTPNGVIDRYMTFDEYLDDEKIQEQRKKMYNL; from the coding sequence ATGTTAACAGTCAATAATTTATCAGTTCAGTTTGGTAAAAGGATTTTATTCGACGAAGTAAATACTACGTTTACTCACGGAAATATTTACGGCGTTATTGGAGCAAATGGTGCAGGAAAATCTACTTTCTTAAAAGTGATTTCGGGCGATATTGATCCAACTTCAGGGCACATTCATTTAGAGCCAGGAAAACGTATGTCGGTTTTAAACCAGAACCACAACATGTTCGACGAGCATACTGTTTTGGAAACCGTTTTAATGGGAAATAAAGTTCTGTATGCTGTTAAAAAAGAAATGGATGAACTTTATTTAGATTATAATGATGCTAATGCAGACAGAATAGGGGAGTTACAAGTTCAGTTTGAAGAAATGAACGGATGGAACGCCGATTCTGATGCAGTTGCGATGTTGTCTAACTTAGGAATCACAGAAGCAGATCATTATACGTTAATGGCGGATATGGAAGGAAAAATGAAAGTTCGTGTGCTTTTGGCACAGGCACTTTTTGGAAATCCTGACTTGCTGATTATGGATGAGCCTACCAACGATTTGGATTTCGAGACAATCGCTTGGTTAGAAAACTTCTTGGCAAACTACGAAAACACTGTAATCGTTGTATCTCACGACCGTCACTTTTTAGATGCGGTTTGTACACATATTTCTGATATTGATTTCGGAAAAATCAATCACTATTCAGGAAACTATACGTTCTGGTATGAGTCTAGCCAATTAGCGGCAAAACAGCGTGCACAGCAAAACAAAAAAGCAGAAGAGAAGAAACAAGAGTTGGAAGAATTTATTCGTCGTTTTAGTGCAAACGTTGCGAAATCGAAACAAGCAACTTCTCGTAAAAAAATGATTTCGAAATTAAATATTTCAGAAATTAAACCTTCTAGCCGTCGTTATCCTGCGATTATCTTCGATCAAGATCGTGAAGCAGGAGATCAGATTTTGAATGTAGAAAATTTAGCGGCTTCTGTAGACGGAGAAGTTTTATTTAAAGATATTAACCTGAATATGGCAAAAGGCGATAAAATCGTTCTTTTCTCTAAAGATTCACGTGCAACAACAGCTTTCTACGAAATCTTAAACGGTGAGCAAAAAGCAGACGCTGGAACTTTCGATTGGGGAATTACAACCAATCAAGCGTATTTACCAGCTGAAAACCACAAATATTTTGAAAATGATTTAAGTTTAGTTGACTGGTTACGTCAATACGCTAAAACAGAAGAAGAACGTGATGAGGTTTTCATTAGAGGTTTCTTAGGAAAAATGATTTTCTCTGGAGAAGAAGCTCTTAAAACGTCTAGAGTTTTGTCTGGAGGAGAAAAAGTACGTTGTATGTTGTCTAGAATGATGATGGAGCGTGCAAACGTTTTAATGCTAGATGAGCCAACAAACCACTTAGATTTGGAGTCTATTACAGCTTTCAACAACTCATTGAAAAACTTTAAAGGTTCTGTAATCTTCACAACGCATGACCACGAGTTCGCGCAAACAGTTGGTAACAGAATCGTAGAATTGACACCAAACGGAGTTATCGATCGTTACATGACATTTGACGAATATCTTGATGATGAGAAAATTCAAGAACAAAGAAAGAAGATGTACAATCTTTAA
- the pyrR gene encoding bifunctional pyr operon transcriptional regulator/uracil phosphoribosyltransferase PyrR — translation MSQKVLLNSKEVTIILHRLACQLIEKHLDFSNTILVGIQPRGVFLAERLKQILENEYKVPEISLGYLDITFFRDDFRRTDKPLEANKTQINFIVEDKKVIFIDDVLFTGRSIRSALTAIQSFGRPSEIELLVLIDRRFSRHLPIQPDYRGRQVDAINGEKVIVSWKENDGEDVVHLVTN, via the coding sequence ATGAGTCAAAAAGTATTACTTAATTCGAAAGAAGTTACTATCATACTCCATCGTTTGGCTTGTCAGTTAATCGAAAAACATCTTGATTTCTCTAATACCATTTTGGTGGGAATTCAGCCAAGAGGTGTTTTTTTAGCTGAACGTTTAAAACAAATATTAGAAAACGAATACAAGGTTCCTGAAATTTCTTTGGGATATCTGGACATCACTTTTTTTAGAGATGATTTCCGTCGTACTGATAAACCGCTTGAAGCCAATAAGACCCAAATCAATTTTATAGTCGAAGACAAAAAAGTCATTTTTATTGATGATGTTTTGTTTACCGGAAGAAGCATTCGTTCGGCGCTAACTGCCATTCAATCTTTTGGGAGACCTTCAGAAATTGAATTATTGGTTTTAATAGACAGACGTTTCAGCCGTCATTTACCAATTCAACCCGATTACAGAGGCCGTCAAGTAGATGCTATTAATGGTGAAAAAGTAATTGTAAGCTGGAAAGAAAATGATGGTGAAGATGTTGTTCACCTAGTGACAAATTAG
- the pdxH gene encoding pyridoxamine 5'-phosphate oxidase: MNDLSNYRKSYEKSELLESNIPEDPINLFNRWFHEVEDFGGSGEVNAMTVSTIGLDGFPKSRVVLLKKFSEEGFIFYTNYNSEKGKAIEANPNVCLSFFWQEAERQVIIKGIAQKTSEIVSDNYFDSRPDGSKLGAIVSHQSEVIPSRTFLEENLKKIETEFEGKTIPRPENWGGYIVTPLQVEFWQGRPNRLHDRIRYTSQSDFSWKIERLSS, encoded by the coding sequence ATGAACGATTTAAGTAATTATAGAAAATCTTACGAGAAGAGTGAATTATTAGAAAGTAATATTCCAGAAGATCCGATTAATCTTTTTAACCGATGGTTTCATGAGGTGGAAGATTTTGGTGGAAGCGGAGAGGTGAATGCCATGACAGTTTCGACAATTGGATTGGATGGTTTTCCGAAATCGCGTGTTGTTTTATTGAAGAAATTTTCTGAGGAAGGTTTTATATTTTATACCAATTACAATTCGGAAAAAGGGAAAGCAATAGAAGCTAATCCAAATGTTTGTTTGTCTTTTTTTTGGCAGGAAGCAGAACGTCAGGTAATTATTAAAGGAATTGCCCAGAAAACATCTGAGATTGTTTCTGATAATTATTTTGATTCACGTCCTGACGGAAGTAAGCTAGGCGCTATAGTTTCGCACCAAAGTGAAGTTATTCCGTCGAGAACTTTTTTAGAAGAAAACTTAAAAAAAATAGAAACTGAATTTGAAGGTAAGACTATCCCTAGACCTGAAAATTGGGGAGGTTATATTGTAACTCCACTTCAAGTTGAATTCTGGCAAGGAAGACCTAATAGGCTTCACGATAGAATTAGATATACAAGTCAGTCTGATTTTTCGTGGAAAATTGAGCGACTATCTTCTTAG
- a CDS encoding ribonuclease Z, giving the protein MKVDQKGHTVTIKDTQGDVNAFLEKVTQQFKTFEKQNIIIDLSSDSNISENDLKAFLPLSKVQKKAKKSFVIVATDLDFNAISDKLAVVPSLLEAHDIIEMEEIERDLGF; this is encoded by the coding sequence ATGAAAGTAGATCAAAAAGGACATACCGTTACGATTAAAGATACTCAAGGAGATGTAAATGCTTTCTTGGAAAAAGTAACGCAACAATTTAAAACCTTTGAAAAACAAAATATTATAATCGATTTATCATCAGATTCTAATATTTCAGAAAATGATTTAAAAGCTTTTTTACCACTTTCTAAAGTTCAGAAAAAAGCGAAAAAATCGTTTGTAATTGTAGCAACCGATCTTGATTTTAACGCTATTTCAGATAAATTGGCTGTAGTTCCTTCTCTTTTAGAAGCTCACGATATTATCGAAATGGAAGAAATCGAAAGAGACCTCGGATTTTAA
- a CDS encoding CAP domain-containing protein: protein MKKIMRTMLFIAILFAMNACSADNAEASLDSTPTEALIVNYTYNDTEIETMKLINEYRVSIGLNALERINHISFKCEEHNKYMIENNVVDHNDFVARSSNMTSILGAKKVGENVAYNYKTAEAAVRAWLDSPGHKENIVGDYTHFGLSVTTDPATGKNITLTYLLRFKSLLNRLVFRGRCNS, encoded by the coding sequence ATGAAAAAGATTATGCGCACCATGTTGTTCATTGCGATTTTGTTCGCAATGAACGCATGTTCTGCTGATAACGCCGAAGCAAGCTTGGATAGCACTCCAACAGAAGCTCTTATTGTAAACTACACTTATAACGATACCGAAATAGAAACTATGAAGCTAATAAACGAATACCGTGTGAGTATTGGTTTAAATGCTTTAGAGAGAATTAATCATATATCTTTTAAATGTGAAGAGCATAATAAGTATATGATTGAAAACAATGTTGTAGATCATAATGATTTTGTTGCTAGATCAAGTAATATGACTAGTATACTAGGAGCTAAAAAAGTAGGCGAGAATGTAGCCTACAATTATAAAACTGCAGAAGCGGCTGTACGAGCTTGGCTTGACAGTCCTGGGCACAAAGAAAATATAGTAGGCGATTATACCCATTTTGGATTATCTGTAACAACAGATCCTGCTACGGGAAAAAATATTACACTAACATATTTGTTAAGATTTAAAAGTTTATTGAACAGGTTGGTTTTTAGAGGTCGTTGTAATTCATAG